A genomic segment from Halorubrum depositum encodes:
- a CDS encoding hemolysin family protein, giving the protein MGLPPSALTADLLQLPMPGENAVTVLGVLAILTLIGLSAFFSSSEIAMFSLPQHRVDSLVDEGVTGAETIRDMKANPHRLLVTILVGNNIVNVAMTSIATALFGFYLSSGQSVLATTFGITTLVLIFGESAPKSYAVENTESWALRIARPLKASEYALYPLVVLFDYIVKGVNSVIGGSAAIESTYVTRDEIQDIIETGEREGVIEEEEREMLDRIFRFNNTIAKEVMTPRLDVTAVAKESSVEEAIETCIQADHERVPVYEGNLDNIIGVVTVRDLVRELRYSEGEPSLARVVKPTLHVPESKNADELLAEMQDNRLQMVTVIDEFGTTEGIITLEDMVEEIVGEILEGDEEAPVEFLEENVAVVQGEVNIDEVNEILGIDLPEGEEFETLAGFVFNRAGRLVEEGEEIEFDGVRIRIERVDNTRIMSARVTVLDVDDGENAGVGEAETTADDAA; this is encoded by the coding sequence ATGGGCTTGCCGCCGAGCGCGCTGACGGCCGATCTGCTACAGCTGCCGATGCCGGGGGAGAACGCGGTGACGGTCCTCGGCGTCCTCGCCATCCTGACGCTGATCGGCCTGTCCGCGTTCTTCTCCTCGTCGGAGATCGCGATGTTCTCGCTGCCGCAACACCGCGTGGACAGCCTCGTCGACGAGGGGGTCACGGGCGCGGAGACGATCCGCGACATGAAGGCGAACCCCCACCGGCTGCTGGTGACGATCCTCGTCGGCAACAACATCGTCAACGTCGCGATGACCTCCATCGCGACCGCGCTGTTCGGATTTTACCTCTCCAGCGGGCAGTCCGTCCTGGCGACGACGTTCGGGATCACGACGCTGGTGTTGATCTTCGGCGAGAGCGCGCCCAAGTCGTACGCCGTCGAGAACACCGAGTCGTGGGCGCTCCGGATCGCGCGCCCGCTGAAGGCCTCTGAGTACGCGCTCTACCCCCTCGTGGTCCTGTTCGACTACATCGTGAAGGGCGTCAACAGCGTCATCGGCGGGTCGGCGGCCATCGAGTCGACGTACGTCACCCGCGACGAGATACAGGACATCATCGAGACGGGCGAGCGCGAGGGCGTCATCGAGGAGGAGGAACGCGAGATGCTCGACCGCATCTTCCGGTTCAACAACACCATCGCCAAGGAGGTGATGACGCCCCGCCTCGACGTCACCGCGGTCGCGAAGGAGTCGTCGGTCGAGGAGGCGATCGAGACGTGCATCCAGGCGGACCACGAGCGCGTCCCCGTCTACGAGGGGAACCTCGACAACATCATCGGCGTGGTGACCGTCCGGGACCTGGTCCGCGAGCTGCGCTACTCCGAGGGTGAGCCGTCGCTGGCGCGGGTCGTCAAGCCGACGCTGCACGTCCCCGAGTCGAAGAACGCCGACGAGCTGCTCGCGGAGATGCAGGACAACCGCCTCCAGATGGTCACCGTCATCGACGAGTTCGGCACCACGGAGGGGATCATCACCCTCGAAGACATGGTCGAGGAGATCGTCGGCGAGATCCTGGAGGGAGACGAGGAGGCGCCCGTCGAGTTCCTCGAGGAGAACGTCGCCGTCGTCCAGGGCGAGGTGAACATCGACGAGGTCAACGAGATCCTCGGCATCGACCTCCCCGAGGGCGAGGAGTTCGAGACGCTCGCCGGCTTCGTCTTCAACCGCGCCGGCCGGCTCGTCGAGGAGGGCGAGGAGATCGAGTTCGACGGGGTCCGGATCCGCATCGAGCGCGTGGACAACACCCGGATCATGTCGGCGCGCGTGACTGTGCTCGACGTCGACGACGGCGAGAACGCGGGAGTCGGTGAGGCGGAGACGACGGCCGACGACGCGGCATAG
- a CDS encoding EMC6-like membrane protein — protein sequence MSDDSGISGHARGVVVTTICCLAGIAAGVVSAAYVGTTVAAAQSTTVVLVLGAFVLAQYPLYKVIGVGDFGVKDNLYVAFLTFTLWFISYTVLATAGVQLVA from the coding sequence ATGAGCGACGACTCGGGCATCTCCGGCCACGCGCGCGGCGTGGTCGTCACGACGATCTGCTGTCTGGCGGGGATCGCCGCCGGCGTCGTCTCGGCCGCCTACGTGGGCACGACCGTGGCCGCCGCCCAGAGCACCACGGTCGTGTTGGTCCTCGGCGCGTTCGTGCTCGCCCAGTACCCCCTGTACAAGGTCATCGGCGTCGGCGATTTCGGTGTCAAGGACAACCTCTACGTGGCGTTCCTGACGTTCACGCTGTGGTTCATCAGCTACACCGTGCTGGCGACGGCCGGCGTCCAACTGGTGGCGTGA
- a CDS encoding DUF58 domain-containing protein, whose product MRTTITNEGDAPLADVRIVDGTPPMLSVSDGSPRRAAALLPGGEVTIRYDLRARPGRHVFQPTTVLCRDASGSVEVESSLTEASSFECAAAVPTVPLRAQSGHYPGPLVTDDGGEGIEFHSVEKYRRGDPANRIDWRRYARTGELTSLTFRTERLAEVVVCVDARPASYRAADATEPHAVALAVDAADRIGDALFDANHRVGLAGFGRHVCVLPARSGREHANRFHRRLATAPAFKLDPPNTARTAEREGGEAPSRLVAGDGPNGTGAGADETVPIDTQLSRIRAEFGPNTQVVLITPLCDDEASRIAQRFESGGTAVTVVSPDVTTGETTGGRLARLERTQRLSVLRNAGIPVVDWTPAQSLGAAMSTIEGRGR is encoded by the coding sequence GTGCGGACGACGATCACGAACGAGGGGGACGCGCCGCTCGCCGACGTCCGGATCGTCGACGGGACCCCGCCGATGCTCTCGGTTTCGGACGGATCGCCGCGGCGTGCGGCGGCGCTGCTCCCGGGCGGAGAGGTGACGATACGCTACGACCTCCGGGCGCGCCCGGGTCGTCACGTGTTCCAGCCGACGACTGTGCTCTGTCGCGACGCGAGCGGGTCGGTAGAGGTCGAAAGCTCGCTCACCGAGGCGAGTTCCTTCGAGTGTGCGGCAGCGGTCCCGACGGTCCCGCTGCGCGCACAGAGCGGTCACTATCCGGGTCCGTTAGTCACCGACGACGGGGGCGAGGGGATCGAGTTTCACTCCGTCGAGAAGTACCGGCGCGGGGACCCCGCGAACCGGATCGACTGGCGCCGATACGCGCGGACGGGCGAACTCACCTCATTGACGTTCCGCACCGAACGGCTCGCGGAGGTGGTGGTGTGCGTGGACGCGCGACCCGCGTCGTATCGGGCCGCGGACGCGACCGAACCCCACGCAGTCGCGCTGGCCGTCGACGCGGCGGACCGCATCGGCGACGCGCTGTTCGACGCGAACCACCGGGTCGGACTGGCCGGGTTCGGACGGCACGTTTGCGTGCTTCCGGCCCGGAGCGGTCGCGAGCACGCCAACCGGTTCCACCGTCGGCTGGCGACGGCTCCGGCCTTCAAGCTGGACCCTCCGAACACGGCGCGCACGGCCGAGCGTGAGGGCGGGGAAGCCCCGTCTCGGCTCGTTGCCGGAGACGGCCCGAACGGCACTGGCGCGGGTGCCGACGAGACCGTACCGATCGACACCCAGCTGTCCAGAATTCGGGCCGAGTTCGGGCCGAACACGCAGGTCGTGTTGATCACGCCGCTGTGTGACGACGAGGCCTCCCGCATCGCCCAGCGGTTCGAGAGCGGTGGGACCGCCGTCACGGTCGTCAGTCCGGACGTCACCACGGGGGAGACCACGGGCGGGCGGCTCGCCCGACTGGAGCGGACGCAGCGGCTGAGCGTACTACGGAACGCGGGAATCCCCGTCGTGGACTGGACGCCCGCCCAGTCGCTGGGTGCTGCGATGTCGACTATCGAGGGGAGGGGCCGGTGA
- a CDS encoding L-threonylcarbamoyladenylate synthase: MTDDAEDREPRTGSDPDPGRDAANRREDVRRAAAAVADGELVVYPTETVYGLGGDALDPDAVERVFDLKGRDRSNPLSLGVASVDDALRYARPTEFAVAFARAFLPGPVTVVVERGDAVPDALTAGSDRVGIRVPDQPVARALLRETGPLTATSANVSGTGSVTRLDDLDDRIREGVGAVIDDGETPGTESTVVDPEAGTIHRRGAMAGATEAWLADPPV; encoded by the coding sequence ATGACGGACGACGCCGAGGACCGGGAGCCTCGCACCGGGTCCGATCCGGACCCCGGACGCGACGCGGCGAATCGCCGGGAGGACGTGCGGCGCGCGGCCGCGGCGGTCGCCGACGGCGAGCTCGTCGTCTACCCCACGGAGACGGTGTACGGGCTCGGCGGCGACGCGCTCGACCCGGACGCCGTCGAGCGCGTGTTCGACCTGAAGGGCCGCGACCGGTCGAACCCGCTCTCACTGGGCGTCGCGAGCGTCGACGACGCGCTGCGCTACGCCCGCCCGACGGAGTTCGCGGTGGCGTTCGCCCGGGCGTTCCTCCCCGGTCCCGTGACGGTCGTCGTCGAGCGCGGCGACGCGGTCCCCGACGCGCTCACCGCCGGGAGCGACCGGGTCGGGATCCGCGTCCCCGACCAGCCGGTCGCGCGGGCGCTCCTCCGCGAGACCGGCCCGCTCACCGCGACGAGCGCGAACGTCTCCGGGACCGGCAGCGTCACGCGCCTCGACGACCTCGACGACCGGATCCGGGAGGGCGTCGGGGCGGTGATCGACGACGGCGAGACGCCCGGGACTGAGAGCACCGTCGTCGACCCGGAGGCGGGAACGATTCACCGCCGCGGCGCGATGGCCGGCGCGACCGAGGCGTGGCTGGCGGACCCGCCGGTGTAA
- a CDS encoding ribosome biogenesis/translation initiation ATPase RLI codes for MADDSIAVVDLDRCQPDRCNYECANYCPPNRTGKECITERGEDAVEGDPDQIHISEEICLGETCGICVEKCPFDAIEIINLPSELDEEPVHRYGENAFSLYGLPTPEPGNVTGILGPNGIGKSTAVHGLAGEMVPNLGDHEEEADWDRVLDRFRGTGLQNYLKSLKEGDVSVSRKPQYVDQIPKQFDGNTRELLERTDERGALDELIERLNIAPVMDQDIDSISGGELQRVAIAACLARDADFYFLDEITPYLDIGQRMIVARLIRELADDDAADRSMLVVEHDLAILDLLADTLHVAYGEPGAYGVITDPKSVRNGINEYLKGYLDNENMRIRPSAITFEEHAPRVASRSETLVEYPDLSKSYGDGEFELHVEGGAINHSEVLGVVGPNGIGKSTLAKLFAGSLEPDEGELDFALDIAYKPQYIEIDQPMRVDAFLSSITDEFGSSYWNTEVAQPLQLERIMEQNLADLSGGERQRVAIAACLSEDADLYLLDEPSAHLDVEQRVRATTAIRRYAENHDATVMVIDHDIYMIDLLADRLMVFDGEPAQRGHAAPPQDMRDGMNEFLADLDITFRRDERTGRPRINKPGSQLDSKQKREGEYYYSG; via the coding sequence ATGGCCGACGACAGCATCGCCGTGGTCGATCTCGATCGGTGCCAACCCGACCGCTGTAACTACGAGTGCGCGAACTACTGCCCGCCGAACCGGACGGGCAAGGAGTGCATCACCGAGCGCGGCGAGGACGCGGTCGAGGGCGACCCGGACCAGATCCACATCTCCGAGGAGATCTGTCTGGGCGAGACCTGCGGGATCTGCGTCGAGAAGTGCCCGTTCGACGCGATCGAGATCATCAACCTCCCGTCCGAGCTCGACGAGGAGCCGGTCCACCGCTACGGCGAGAACGCCTTCTCGCTGTACGGACTTCCGACCCCCGAGCCGGGCAACGTCACCGGGATCTTGGGCCCGAACGGGATCGGGAAGTCGACCGCGGTCCACGGGCTCGCGGGCGAGATGGTCCCCAACCTCGGCGACCACGAGGAGGAGGCCGACTGGGACCGCGTGCTCGACCGGTTCCGCGGCACGGGCCTGCAGAACTACCTCAAGTCGCTGAAGGAGGGCGACGTGAGCGTCTCCCGCAAGCCGCAGTACGTCGACCAGATCCCAAAGCAGTTCGACGGCAACACCCGCGAGCTGCTGGAGCGCACCGACGAGCGCGGCGCGCTCGACGAGCTGATCGAGCGGCTCAACATCGCCCCGGTGATGGACCAGGACATCGACTCCATCTCCGGCGGGGAGCTCCAGCGCGTCGCCATCGCGGCGTGTCTCGCCCGCGACGCCGACTTCTACTTCCTCGACGAGATCACGCCGTACCTCGACATCGGGCAGCGGATGATCGTCGCCCGGCTCATCCGCGAGCTGGCGGACGACGACGCCGCCGACCGCTCGATGCTCGTTGTCGAGCACGACCTCGCTATCCTCGACCTCCTCGCCGACACCCTCCACGTCGCCTACGGGGAGCCGGGCGCGTACGGGGTCATCACCGACCCGAAGTCGGTGCGCAACGGGATCAACGAGTACCTGAAGGGGTACCTCGACAACGAGAACATGCGTATTCGACCCTCCGCGATCACGTTCGAGGAGCACGCGCCCCGCGTCGCCTCGCGCAGCGAGACGCTGGTCGAGTATCCCGACCTCTCGAAGTCGTACGGCGATGGCGAGTTCGAGCTCCACGTGGAGGGCGGCGCGATCAACCACTCGGAGGTGCTCGGCGTCGTCGGCCCGAACGGGATCGGTAAATCGACGCTCGCGAAGCTGTTCGCGGGGTCGCTGGAGCCGGACGAGGGCGAGCTCGACTTCGCGCTCGACATCGCGTACAAGCCGCAGTACATCGAGATCGACCAGCCGATGCGCGTCGACGCCTTCCTCTCCTCGATCACCGACGAGTTCGGCAGCTCCTACTGGAACACGGAGGTCGCCCAGCCGCTCCAGCTAGAGCGGATCATGGAACAGAACCTCGCCGACCTGTCCGGCGGAGAGCGCCAGCGCGTCGCCATCGCGGCGTGCCTCTCCGAGGACGCCGACCTCTACCTGCTCGACGAGCCCTCCGCGCACCTCGACGTCGAGCAGCGCGTCCGCGCGACGACGGCGATCCGCCGGTACGCCGAGAACCACGACGCGACCGTGATGGTGATCGACCACGACATCTACATGATCGACCTCCTGGCCGACCGCCTGATGGTGTTCGACGGCGAGCCGGCCCAGCGCGGTCACGCCGCGCCGCCGCAGGACATGCGCGACGGCATGAACGAGTTCCTCGCCGATCTCGACATCACCTTCCGCCGCGACGAGCGCACGGGGCGCCCCCGGATCAACAAGCCGGGCTCGCAGCTCGACAGCAAGCAGAAGCGCGAGGGCGAGTACTACTACTCGGGGTAG
- a CDS encoding AAA family ATPase: MNPTTVQRRSDEILDEIAAAVVTERATLKTVLVGVLSDGHVLLEDVPGTGKTLTARSFANAVDVSFSRIQFTPDLLPSDVIGSNIFDEKARSFEFQPGPVFANVVLADEINRAPPKTQAALLEAMEEGQVTVDGETHPLPDPFVVVATQNPVEMDGTFELPAAQKDRFIVKTSLGYPDRAGELELIDRRAGREASSPSVRTVCSLDTLTQLRRVPESVRVESGVREYLVDVARATRTDERVNTGVSPRGVQRFFEVVRTHAALMGRTYATPDDVKAMAPSALSHRIVVTPDARVSGVSTTEIVDDILSDMPVPQLRA, translated from the coding sequence ATGAATCCGACGACTGTACAGCGACGAAGCGACGAAATCCTCGACGAGATCGCCGCGGCCGTGGTCACCGAGCGGGCGACGCTGAAGACCGTTCTCGTTGGGGTGCTCTCCGACGGCCACGTCCTGCTCGAGGACGTCCCGGGAACCGGAAAGACGCTCACGGCTCGGTCGTTCGCGAACGCGGTCGACGTCTCCTTTTCGCGCATTCAGTTCACCCCCGACCTGCTGCCGTCCGACGTCATCGGCTCGAACATCTTCGACGAGAAGGCCCGGAGCTTCGAGTTCCAGCCGGGGCCGGTGTTCGCGAACGTCGTGCTTGCGGACGAGATCAACCGAGCCCCGCCGAAGACGCAGGCTGCGCTCTTGGAGGCGATGGAGGAGGGGCAGGTCACCGTCGACGGCGAGACCCACCCGCTCCCTGACCCGTTCGTCGTCGTCGCCACGCAGAACCCCGTCGAGATGGACGGGACCTTCGAGCTCCCGGCCGCCCAGAAGGACCGATTCATCGTCAAGACCAGCCTCGGCTACCCCGACCGAGCCGGCGAACTCGAACTGATCGACCGCCGCGCGGGTCGAGAGGCCTCCTCGCCATCAGTCCGAACGGTCTGCTCGCTTGACACGCTCACTCAGCTCCGACGCGTTCCGGAGTCGGTTCGCGTGGAGAGCGGCGTTCGGGAGTACCTCGTCGACGTCGCCCGCGCGACGCGAACGGACGAGCGCGTGAACACGGGCGTGTCGCCGCGGGGGGTTCAGCGGTTCTTCGAGGTCGTGAGAACCCACGCCGCGCTCATGGGTCGGACCTACGCGACGCCGGACGACGTGAAGGCGATGGCGCCGTCCGCGTTGTCCCACCGGATAGTGGTGACCCCCGACGCGCGCGTTTCGGGCGTCTCGACGACCGAGATCGTCGACGATATCCTCTCGGATATGCCGGTGCCGCAGCTTCGCGCCTGA
- a CDS encoding DUF7269 family protein — protein MTDRAAARDPETVRTDATDSSDAETRRTDAGGLLARLGRATRVLLLLVGVATLGVGLLVAFDPETEDVLRIDAAIEALGSDYVVLAALGLLAVGLALLLVAARRVRGVSEATPPAVEGVLTATYPGASFDRAGGGRLSRFLSARSANDRRRQLREAAIRATMRAEGCSRTDAGRRVDEGTWTSDPVAAASLSASGRGVTGGTLSARGVTRDGDRVDRTVDAILAKTTGERSVVRDGDRAGNEDPNAAAVRNSNRGTGRGSKGDAVPNSGRDADTGSNTDSDADRDADRASDRRSEGRSTTQEEVQ, from the coding sequence ATGACCGACAGAGCCGCCGCTCGCGACCCCGAAACGGTCCGGACCGACGCGACCGACTCGAGCGACGCGGAGACACGCCGAACCGACGCCGGAGGGCTGCTCGCCCGCCTCGGTCGGGCGACCCGCGTCCTGCTTCTCCTGGTGGGGGTCGCGACGCTCGGCGTCGGACTGCTCGTCGCCTTCGATCCGGAGACGGAGGACGTGCTCCGGATCGACGCGGCGATCGAAGCCCTCGGGAGCGACTACGTGGTGCTGGCGGCGCTCGGCCTCCTCGCGGTCGGTCTCGCGCTGCTCCTCGTGGCGGCACGGCGCGTCCGCGGCGTCAGCGAGGCGACGCCGCCGGCCGTCGAGGGCGTCCTGACGGCGACGTATCCCGGTGCGTCGTTCGACCGCGCCGGCGGCGGGCGACTGAGTCGGTTCCTCTCCGCTCGGTCGGCGAACGACCGTCGCCGTCAGCTCCGGGAGGCGGCGATCCGGGCGACGATGCGCGCGGAGGGGTGTTCGCGGACCGACGCCGGACGTCGCGTCGACGAGGGCACCTGGACGAGCGACCCCGTCGCCGCAGCCTCCCTTTCCGCGTCGGGACGCGGAGTCACGGGCGGTACCCTCTCCGCTCGGGGGGTCACCCGCGACGGCGACCGGGTCGACCGAACCGTCGACGCCATCCTCGCGAAGACGACCGGCGAGAGATCGGTGGTCCGAGACGGCGATCGGGCCGGGAACGAGGACCCGAACGCGGCGGCTGTTCGAAACTCGAACCGGGGTACCGGCCGGGGCTCGAAGGGGGACGCAGTTCCAAATTCTGGCCGGGACGCGGACACGGGCTCGAATACTGACTCGGACGCGGATCGGGACGCCGATCGAGCTTCGGACCGCCGCTCGGAGGGTCGCTCAACGACGCAGGAGGAGGTCCAGTGA
- a CDS encoding redoxin domain-containing protein, with protein sequence MPDFDVVSLPETDHVSEGDAAPDFTRPLVNEEYWGDRALDDVVSGPTLLVFHPMDGAFQATYLYNTIDDHGWADDLDVLGLSISSPYAHKRLLAERGEGVRIFSDPGAGVIEEYGVAHDIDGMTGITETRPAVFLLDADRTVEYAWVASEHPEFPDAEAIDDAIDRLVD encoded by the coding sequence ATGCCCGACTTCGACGTCGTCTCGCTTCCCGAGACGGACCACGTCTCCGAGGGCGACGCCGCCCCCGACTTCACCCGACCTCTCGTGAACGAGGAGTACTGGGGGGACCGCGCCCTCGACGACGTCGTGAGCGGGCCGACGCTCCTCGTCTTCCATCCGATGGACGGCGCCTTCCAGGCGACGTACCTCTACAACACGATCGACGACCACGGGTGGGCGGACGACCTCGACGTCCTCGGCCTCTCGATCTCGTCGCCGTACGCCCACAAGCGCCTGCTCGCCGAGCGCGGCGAGGGCGTCCGGATCTTCTCGGACCCCGGCGCGGGCGTGATCGAGGAGTACGGCGTCGCCCACGACATCGACGGCATGACCGGGATCACCGAGACGCGCCCCGCCGTGTTCCTCCTCGACGCCGACCGCACCGTCGAGTACGCGTGGGTCGCGAGCGAACACCCCGAGTTCCCCGACGCCGAGGCGATCGACGACGCGATCGACCGGCTCGTCGACTGA
- a CDS encoding DUF7519 family protein, protein MTASDATEATAVSDGVTARFVRRPAVGSSAIAIAAGSVAAALVADTTLQREILRLALVGVLAFGIGGRSARRGGTALGVLGALVALGGGLVVLVAMGRAVTQPPQVTHRIELLPGIVGLWALSASLAPVRFGWSRALIDVGTGFVFLGVLATGVTQGVGTTALLLATLATILAWDAAENAVSVGGQIGVQRGARTVRTELAHVGVAAGVGAGAVAVVLGVAGLDIDGLPFGALVALVAGSAILVLGSDR, encoded by the coding sequence GTGACGGCGTCAGATGCGACGGAAGCGACGGCGGTGTCCGACGGGGTAACCGCTCGGTTCGTTCGCCGACCGGCGGTCGGGAGCAGCGCCATCGCCATCGCTGCCGGCAGCGTCGCCGCGGCGCTCGTCGCCGACACGACCCTCCAACGGGAGATCCTTCGGCTCGCCCTCGTCGGCGTCCTTGCCTTCGGGATCGGCGGACGATCGGCTCGTCGCGGCGGGACGGCCCTCGGGGTCCTGGGTGCGCTGGTCGCGCTGGGTGGGGGGCTCGTCGTTCTCGTCGCGATGGGGCGGGCGGTCACGCAGCCCCCGCAGGTCACCCACCGGATCGAGTTGCTCCCCGGGATCGTGGGTTTATGGGCGCTTTCAGCGTCTCTCGCGCCGGTTCGGTTCGGATGGAGTCGGGCCCTGATAGACGTCGGCACCGGCTTCGTGTTCCTCGGCGTCCTCGCGACGGGAGTGACGCAGGGGGTGGGAACCACCGCGCTCCTGCTCGCGACGCTCGCGACGATCCTCGCGTGGGACGCGGCCGAGAACGCGGTGTCCGTGGGCGGGCAGATCGGCGTTCAGCGCGGCGCGAGGACCGTTCGGACCGAACTCGCTCACGTGGGGGTCGCCGCGGGCGTCGGCGCGGGTGCCGTCGCGGTCGTGCTCGGGGTGGCCGGTCTCGACATCGACGGCCTCCCGTTCGGCGCGCTCGTCGCGCTCGTCGCGGGCAGCGCGATCCTGGTCCTCGGATCCGACCGATAG
- a CDS encoding DUF7536 family protein translates to MTDDSSTKPPMLVLLESLAFYRNVRIGLVAGAGLALLLYLVRTLELLGPVIDMREYPLFGPEVWFLFLAFVLAATFALLVAVALTIAEAARGAGEVSTERLD, encoded by the coding sequence GTGACCGACGACAGTTCGACCAAGCCCCCGATGCTCGTCCTCCTCGAGTCGCTGGCGTTCTACCGGAACGTCCGGATCGGGCTCGTCGCGGGCGCGGGCCTCGCGCTCCTGCTGTACCTCGTCCGGACGCTGGAGCTGCTCGGCCCCGTGATCGACATGCGGGAGTACCCGCTGTTCGGTCCGGAGGTCTGGTTCCTGTTCTTAGCGTTCGTGCTGGCGGCGACGTTCGCGCTGTTGGTCGCCGTCGCGCTCACGATCGCCGAGGCGGCGCGGGGGGCCGGCGAGGTGTCGACGGAGCGACTCGACTGA
- a CDS encoding DUF4129 domain-containing protein has translation MNRSRLLSALIALLAVTSLSVASTTLETSLTTDPADEINPDWDSLPIDQSDAAAIRESIESGGEAGADGAGGGSADGPGSAVDEPSLFDRLIALLSRLLRLLLPVAAILAAAALTYRYRGVLVGFLDRNSRTTPAVEPRSAAGRWPGTAPEHDVDRAWVEVIRRLNPERPETTTPDECRALARVRDVDRDAVESIVSAFEHVHYGGRSVDAELDRAREGLRGLERGVE, from the coding sequence ATGAATCGGTCACGCCTCCTGTCGGCGCTGATAGCGCTGTTGGCGGTCACGTCGTTGAGCGTCGCGTCGACGACGCTGGAAACGAGCCTGACGACCGATCCGGCCGACGAGATAAACCCGGATTGGGACAGCCTGCCGATCGACCAGAGCGACGCGGCCGCGATTCGGGAGTCCATCGAGAGCGGAGGGGAGGCGGGCGCCGACGGGGCCGGTGGCGGTTCCGCCGACGGCCCGGGCTCCGCGGTCGACGAACCCTCGCTCTTCGACCGCCTGATCGCGCTGTTGAGTCGTCTCCTCCGCCTCCTCCTCCCGGTTGCGGCGATTCTGGCGGCGGCCGCACTGACGTATCGGTACCGGGGCGTTCTGGTCGGTTTCCTCGATCGCAACTCCCGAACGACACCTGCCGTCGAGCCGCGATCGGCGGCCGGACGCTGGCCCGGGACGGCCCCCGAACACGACGTGGACCGGGCCTGGGTGGAGGTGATACGTCGGCTGAATCCGGAGCGGCCCGAGACGACGACTCCGGACGAGTGCCGGGCGCTCGCTCGCGTTCGAGACGTCGATCGCGACGCCGTCGAGTCGATCGTCTCCGCGTTCGAGCACGTACACTACGGGGGGCGCTCGGTCGACGCGGAGCTCGACCGGGCTCGCGAGGGGCTCCGCGGGCTGGAGCGTGGCGTGGAATGA
- a CDS encoding HAH_0734 family protein, with protein MQHLIIRGDPGIRRDAVIEYEGEELVCFGINVQGGWHGPDEPQLWCTVGTEDEREAYDKREYVPHWLDVDAVDAEEVEVLSEKGELAV; from the coding sequence ATGCAACACCTCATCATTCGCGGCGACCCCGGGATCCGGCGGGACGCGGTGATAGAGTACGAGGGCGAGGAGCTGGTCTGTTTCGGCATCAACGTGCAGGGCGGCTGGCACGGCCCGGACGAGCCCCAGCTCTGGTGCACCGTCGGCACCGAGGACGAGCGCGAGGCGTACGACAAGCGCGAGTACGTCCCTCACTGGCTCGACGTCGACGCGGTCGACGCCGAGGAGGTCGAGGTGCTGAGCGAGAAGGGCGAGCTCGCGGTCTGA
- a CDS encoding glutaredoxin family protein — MTEPQITLYRLQACPYCERVVRTLNRFGLEYESRYVEPMHSERNVVKRVSGARSVPAIVDRETGVTMSESANIVEYLEGTYGGAATDGGRAADDAATDGGRAVDAEGGA, encoded by the coding sequence ATGACGGAGCCACAGATCACCCTGTACAGACTGCAGGCGTGCCCCTACTGCGAGCGCGTCGTCCGGACCCTGAACCGGTTCGGGCTGGAGTACGAGTCCCGGTACGTCGAGCCGATGCACTCGGAGCGGAACGTCGTGAAGCGCGTCTCCGGCGCCCGGAGCGTCCCGGCGATCGTCGACCGCGAGACCGGCGTGACGATGTCCGAGAGCGCGAACATCGTGGAGTACCTGGAAGGGACGTACGGCGGCGCGGCGACCGACGGGGGCCGCGCAGCCGACGACGCGGCGACCGACGGGGGCCGCGCGGTCGACGCCGAGGGAGGTGCCTGA
- a CDS encoding MarR family transcriptional regulator, protein MEGTQTEGLDDLPPSAKLVFKVLEYNGPLTQKGIVQESMLSARTVRYALERLEGIDVVDEDVYFADARQNLYKLTEPAQEFTGEESDASCTAD, encoded by the coding sequence ATGGAAGGAACCCAAACGGAGGGCCTCGACGACCTCCCGCCGAGCGCCAAGCTCGTCTTCAAGGTGCTCGAGTACAACGGCCCGCTGACGCAGAAAGGCATCGTGCAGGAGTCGATGCTGTCGGCCCGGACCGTCCGGTACGCCCTCGAGCGGTTAGAGGGGATCGACGTCGTCGACGAGGACGTCTACTTCGCGGACGCCAGACAGAACCTCTACAAGCTCACCGAGCCCGCACAGGAATTCACGGGCGAGGAGAGCGACGCCTCCTGTACCGCCGACTGA